One region of Culex pipiens pallens isolate TS chromosome 2, TS_CPP_V2, whole genome shotgun sequence genomic DNA includes:
- the LOC120430916 gene encoding ER degradation-enhancing alpha-mannosidase-like protein 3 — MRTLQDRGVALVVVATVMALSSVAAEHISSVPTHNMSNKERNELKEEAREMFYHAYRAYMDKAYPADELMPLSCTGRYRGVTPSRGDLDDVLGK; from the exons ATGCGGACACTTCAAGATCGAGGAGTGGCTCTGGTGGTGGTGGCGACCGTGATGGCCCTGAGCTCGGTGGCCGCCGAACACATTTCTTCCGTGCCAACGCACAACATGTCCAACAAGGAGCGGAACGAGCTCAA GGAGGAAGCCCGTGAAATGTTCTACCACGCGTACCGGGCCTACATGGACAAGGCGTACCCGGCGGACGAGCTGATGCCGCTGAGTTGCACCGGAAGATATCGCGGAGTGACGCCCTCCCGCGGGGATCTGGACGACGTCCTGGGCAAGTAA
- the LOC120430917 gene encoding DNA repair and recombination protein RAD54-like codes for MRKSLAPSQCSPANGAFKSPFLNAPKRPRECRERNSKLKDTGGGGPSPPKLSASEYEMMITKILTRPFKIPIENYIPEHTTRCLGMKRPPARRSLHDPYACNALVLFTPQELSEHDKLKADQGKAQVHVVVDPLLGNILRPHQREGVRFMYECVTGKRGDFQGCIMADEMGLGKTLQCITLLWTLLRQSPDCKPEINKAVIVCPSSLVKNWYKEFGKWLGCRVNCLSIDGGSKEQTTKQLEQFMANQSARQGTPVLIISYETFRLYAGILNNSEVGAVLCDEGHRLKNCENLTYQALMGLKTKRRVLLSGTPIQNDLTEYYSLLHFVNPGMLGSSNEFRRQFENPILRGQDANSTESEREKATERLQELSALVNRCMIRRTSSLLTKYLPIKFEMVVCVKMTDVQTELYKSFLQSDSIRRSVLEKSEVKASLTALSNITALKKLCNHPDLVYEKIKERAEGFEEAYKILPANYSAKEVRPEFGGKLMVLDCMLASIKMNTNDKIVLVSNYTQTLDLFEKLCRKRGYGYVRLDGTMTIKKRGKVVDEFNKPDSKEFIFMLSSKAGGCGLNLIGANRLVMFDPDWNPANDEQAMARVWRDGQKKPCFIYRLLATGSIEEKIFQRQTHKKALSNTVVDNDEDGQRHFTQDDLKDLFRLDEATISDTHSIFKCKRCVNAIQVKLPPEDSDCTSDLAHWYHCANNKGIPDDILSKSWDITKCVSFVFHHRSNSAVVEQQIAEQKRLDAAKGGKKKEEEDEEEDVVEASDEDKENDDDDGSEPDDGKDEDFVL; via the exons ATG CGTAAAAGCCTCGCCCCGAGCCAATGTTCCCCGGCAAACGGTGCCTTCAAGAGTCCGTTCCTTAACGCTCCAAAGCGGCCCCGGGAATGTCGCGAACGGAACAGCAAGCTCAAGGACACCGGCGGCGGTGGTCCTTCCCCACCGAAGCTGTCCGCGTCCGAGTACGAAATGATGATCACGAAGATCCTGACGCGCCCGTTCAAGATCCCCATCGAGAACTACATCCCGGAACACACGACCCGGTGCCTGGGGATGAAGCGGCCACCGGCACGGCGCTCCCTGCACGATCCGTACGCGTGCAACGCGCTGGTGCTGTTCACGCCGCAGGAACTGTCCGAGCACGACAAGCTCAAGGCGGACCAGGGCAAGGCCCAGGTTCACGTCGTGGTCGATCCGCTGCTGGGGAACATTCTGCGGCCACATCAGCGCGAGGGCGTGCGGTTCATGTACGAGTGCGTCACCGGCAAGCGGGGCGACTTCCAGGGCTGCATCATGGCCGATGAAATGGG ACTTGGAAAGACGCTGCAATGCATCACGCTGCTGTGGACGTTGCTGCGGCAGAGCCCGGACTGCAAGCCGGAAATCAACAAGGCGGTGATCGTTTGTCCGAGTTCGCTGGTTAAGAATTGGTACAAAGAGTTTGGGAAGTGGCTCGGATGTCGCGTAAATTGTCTCTCGATCGATGGAGGTTCGAAGGAGCAAACGACGAAGCAGCTGGAGCAGTTTATGGCCAATCAGAGTGCGCGCCAGGGAACGCCGGTGCTGATCATCAGCTACGAGACGTTCCGGCTGTACGCGGGCATTCTGAACAACTCGGAGGTGGGAGCGGTGTTGTGCGACGAGGGTCATCGGCTGAAGAACTGCGAGAATCTCACCTATCAGGCGTTGATGGGACTGAAGACGAAGCGGCGGGTGCTGCTGTCGGGGACGCCGATTCAGAACGATTTGACCGAGTACTACAGCCTGCTGCACTTTGTCAACCCCGGGATGTTGGGCTCATCGAAT GAATTCCGCCGCCAGTTCGAGAATCCCATCCTCCGCGGCCAGGACGCCAACTCGACGGAATCGGAGCGAGAAAAGGCCACCGAACGACTTCAGGAGCTGTCCGCGCTCGTAAATCGCTGTATGATCCGACGAACGAGCTCGCTACTCACCAAATACCTGCCGATCAAGTTCGAGATGGTCGTCTGCGTGAAAATGACCGACGTCCAGACGGAACTGTACAAGAGCTTCCTCCAGTCGGACTCGATCCGACGCTCGGTGCTGGAAAAGTCCGAGGTGAAGGCCAGTTTGACGGCACTGTCGAACATTACGGCGCTGAAGAAGCTGTGCAACCATCCGGATTTGGTGTACGAAAAGATTAAGGAGCGCGCGGAAGGGTTCGAGGAGGCATACAAGATCCTGCCGGCGAATTACAGCGCGAAGGAGGTGCGGCCGGAATTTGGCGGGAAGTTGATGGTGCTGGATTGTATGCTGGCGAGCATCAAGATGAACACGAACGACAAGATTGTGCTGGTGTCGAACTACACGCAGACGTTGGATCTGTTTGAGAAGTTGTGCCGGAAGCGGGGTTACGGGTACGTCCGGTTGGACGGAACGATGACGATCAAGAAGCGCGGGAAGGTCGTGGACGAGTTCAACAAGCCGGACTCGAAGGAGTTTATCTTTATGCTGAGCTCGAAGGCCGGAGGTTGCGGGTTGAATCTGATCGGGGCGAACCGGTTGGTGATGTTCGATCCGGACTGGAATCCGGCCAACGACGAGCAAGCGATGGCGCGGGTTTGGCGCGATGGCCAGAAGAAGCCGTGCTTCATCTATCGGCTGCTGGCGACCGGCTCGATCGAGGAGAAGATCTTCCAGCGGCAAACGCACAAGAAGGCACTCTCGAACACGGTCGTGGACAACGACGAAGACGGCCAGCGGCACTTTACCCAGGACGACCTGAAGGATCTGTTCCGGCTGGACGAAGCGACCATCTCGGACACGCACTCGATCTTCAAGTGCAAACGGTGCGTCAACGCGATCCAGGTCAAGCTGCCCCCGGAGGACAGTGACTGCACCTCGGATCTTGCCCACTGGTATCACTGCGCCAACAACAAGGGCATCCCGGACGACATCCTGTCCAAGTCGTGGGACATTACCAAGTGCGTGTCGTTTGTGTTTCATCACCGGTCGAACAGCGCCGTCGTCGAGCAGCAAATTGCCGAGCAGAAGCGGCTGGATGCGGCGAAGGGTGGGAAgaagaaggaggaggaggacgaggaGGAAGACGTCGTAGAAGCGAGCGATGAGGACAAGGagaacgacgacgatgatgggtCCGAGCCGGATGACGGAAAAGACGAGGATTTCGTACtgtaa